From a single Callithrix jacchus isolate 240 chromosome 5, calJac240_pri, whole genome shotgun sequence genomic region:
- the LOC128931976 gene encoding uncharacterized protein LOC128931976: MAPPRPAALCWDPRPLLGAGPGPLVPHSPGRTAGLGKQPRRARRRVRRRARVGGAASKPTSPESERRGGSKKAGGRASAPSSRSSRATALGRRRPTLFQSLARRTGSPGHSPKPWAPWIALEAASGAPEWCALGPGQRRRRRRRRRRRRMDFQGPLPRRRPPTCPRPRPPHSCAQWIHSFPLERLTNVYRLPTGCPEPGGTSLGCGGRNPSRPCPLGTRGPHQEGSQSGTGGCRPRWEKLGEPGGGAEIEGFLEAVTLEPVLPLCPGLLLSRARWPLRAFLSQLSASLCARQSLGLDLSPITTPRPAAGAAFSSQKPPRPAKLRSLPRLTPRTSELFPVLSLAVWNYCLSYPVPSLLPSHAR; encoded by the coding sequence ATGGCCCCTCCCCGGCCGGCCGCGCTCTGCTGGGACCCCCGCCCCCTGCTCGGTGCTGGCCCCGGGCCCCTAGTCCCGCACTCGCCCGGGCGCACCGCAGGGCTTGGAAAGCAGCCCCGGCGAGCGAGGAGGCGAGTGAGGAGGCGGGCGCGGGTGGGAGGAGCAGCCAGCAAACCTACGAGTCCAGAGAGTGAGCGCCGGGGAGGCAGCAAGAAGGCGGGCGGGCGGGCGAGCGCTCCTTCTTCCCGCTCCTCTCGTGCTACCGCCCTCGGGCGGCGGCGACCCACCCTCTTCCAATCTCTGGCTCGGAGAACAGGGTCTCCAGGACACTCTCCCAAGCCCTGGGCGCCCTGGATCGCACTAGAGGCCGCCTCAGGAGCCCCAGAGTGGTGCGCGCTGGGGcctgggcagaggaggaggaggaggaggaggaggaggaggaggaggatggactTCCAGGGGCCCCTCCCGCGCCGGCGGCCTCCCACCTGCCCTCGGCCCCGCCCTCCCCACAGCTGTGCCCAAtggattcattcattccctctaGAGCGCTTGACAAATGTTTACCGACTGCCCACGGGGTGCCCAGAGCCTGGCGGGACTTCGCTGGGTTGCGGCGGGAGGAATCCCAGCCGGCCCTGCCCTCTTGGCACTCGCGGTCCGCACCAGGAAGGCAGCCAGAGCGGGACGGGGGGCTGCCGACCGCGATGGGAAAAGTTAGGGGAGCCCGGAGGTGGCGCAGAAatagaaggcttcctggaagcgGTGACCCTTGAGCCGGTCTTGCCCCTCTGTCCCGGTCTCCTTTTAAGCCGGGCACGCTGGCCCCTCCGCGCCTTCCTGAGCCAGTTGTCAGCTAGTCTCTGCGCTCGCCAGTCCTTGGGCCTGGACCTCTCCCCGATTACCACCCCCCGCCCCGCAGCGGGCGCCGCTTTCTCCTCCCAGAAACCTCCAAGACCTGCCAAGCTCAGGTCGCTTCCTCGCCTCACCCCACGCACATCTGAGTTATTTCCTGTCCTTTCTCTTGCTGTCTGGAATTACTGTTTGAGTTACCCGGTGCCTTCTTTATTGCCTTCTCACGCCCGCTAG